A region from the Triticum aestivum cultivar Chinese Spring chromosome 3D, IWGSC CS RefSeq v2.1, whole genome shotgun sequence genome encodes:
- the LOC123076224 gene encoding uncharacterized protein, with amino-acid sequence MDNAGLLAACLATVVAYLLAGHRLMGAADARWRHILVVPIGRRAKHVALAVALCLHAAVLLLSLTTSRDLAMHLHATEAKLTRMEQIIQNQEKHNNEMMNSIASMLSNTSDEIKLLTYKLTKADGTTNSEFTVAVEDDLQPSQGETMDQEFPSICDDPEPEDAPIPDQRDEATEPHKPWRFFSVPEGHVFVPECVGGDELIVHIRPSSQSDPEHGATVDDDQQLPFTCGHPEAGTPSFYDGGPYRALFWSLPELDDQGPKNVLPLPWSRSEMWGRLTVAALDGTWAVNPPIIHEHALPESVTLSTDVVMFYRPDPEAGGTNVMIAATEDVEHVYSMEEHGGPAVTALTPHSILPTYSGLP; translated from the exons ATGGACAACGCCGGGCTGctcgccgcctgcctcgccaccgTCGTGGCCTACCTGCTCGCTGGACATCGATTGATGGGTGCCGCCGACGCCCGCTGGCGCCACATTCTCGTCGTTCCCATTGGCCGGAGAGCCAAACACGTGGCGCTCGCCGTCGCGTTGTGCCTTCACGCGGCGGTCCTCCTCTTGTCCCTCACCACCAGCAGGGACCTCGCGATGCACCTCCACGCGACGGAGGCCAAGCTAACGCGCATGGAGCAAATTATCC AGaaccaagaaaaacacaacaaCGAGATGATGAACAGCATAGCAAGTATGTTGTCCAATACTTCCGATGAAATAAAGTTGCTGACCTACAAACTCACCAAAGCCGACGGCACGACAAACTCTGAATTCACTGTCGCAGTGGAAGATGATCTCCAGCCATCGCAAGGTGAAACCATG GATCAGGAGTTTCCCAGCATTTGTGATGACCCGGAGCCGGAGGATGCACCGATACCTGATCAGCGAGACGAAGCAACGGAACCACACAAGCCATGGAGATTCTTCTCGGTGCCCGAAGGCCACGTCTTTGTGCCAGAatgcgtcggcggcgacgagctcataGTGCACATCCGGCCGTCCTCGCAAAGTGACCCCGAGCACggcgccaccgttgacgacgaccaacAGCTCCCCTTCACCTGCGGACATCCGGAGGCGGGAACGCCGTCCTTTTACGACGGCGGTCCTTACCGCGCGCTGTTCTGGTCGCTGCCCGAGCTTGACGACCAAGGCCCAAAAAACGTCTTGCCGTTACCATGGTCGCGGTCGGAGATGTGGGGCAGGCTGACGGTGGCGGCGCTGGATGGGACTTGGGCCGTAAACCCCCCGATTATACACGAACATGCGTTACCTGAGTCCGTGACGCTCTCCACCGACGTGGTGATGTTCTACCGGCCGGACCCGGAGGCTGGGGGAACGAATGTGATGATTGCTGCAACCGAGGATGTGGAGCATGTGTATAGCATGGAGGAACATGGCGGCCCGGCGGTGACCGCTCTCACGCCGCACTCTATTCTTCCCACGTATTCTGGTCTTCCCTAG